From Phalacrocorax carbo chromosome 8, bPhaCar2.1, whole genome shotgun sequence, a single genomic window includes:
- the SMIM3 gene encoding small integral membrane protein 3 — protein MGTAGPAALPKHILDIWVIVLIILATILIMTALLLCPATAVIIYRVRTHPMHNGIV, from the coding sequence ATGGGTACTGCAGGTCCTGCTGCCCTCCCCAAGCACATCCTGGACATCTGGGTCATCGTCTTGATCATCCTGGCCACCATCCTCATCAtgacagccctgctgctctgcccagccaCTGCTGTCATCATCTACCGGGTACGGACTCACCCCATGCACAACGGCATTGTGTGA
- the GPX3 gene encoding glutathione peroxidase 3: MGGWSRSAWILPLFLAGFIQPGQSQEREKVKCYSSVQGTIYDYGALTIDGDEYIPFRNYAGKMVLFVNVATYUGLTLQYLELNALQNELRPYGLVVLGFPSNQFGKQEPGQNSEILPALKYVRPGGGFVPNFQLFQKGDVNGAKEQKIYTFLKNACPPVAEEFGNPKNLFWEPLRNHDIKWNFEKFLVGPDGVPVMRWYHRANIAVVKNDIITYMRQQQQQQQQRQAMPA, encoded by the exons ATGGGGGGCTGGTCCCGCAGCGCCTGGATTTTGCCCCTTTTCTTGGCTGGGTTCATCCAGCCGGGGCAGAGCCAAGAGAGGGAGAAG GTGAAATGCTACAGCTCAGTGCAAGGCACCATTTATGACTACGGGGCCCTGACCATCGATGGGGACGAGTACATCCCCTTTAGGAATTATGCAGGGAAGATGGTGCTCTTCGTCAATGTGGCCACATACTGAGGCCTCACCCTGCAGTACCTCG AACTGAATGCACTACAAAATGAACTGAGACCCTATGGGCTCGTCGTCCTGGGCTTCCCCTCGAACCAATTTGGGAAGCAGGAACCTGGCCAGAACTCAGAAATCCTCCCTGCACTGAA GTATGTCCGGCCAGGGGGTGGCTTTGTTCCCaacttccagctcttccagaAAGGAGATGTGAACGGGGCAAAAGAGCAGAAGATCTACACCTTCCTGAAG AATGCCTGTCCCCCGGTGGCGGAAGAGTTTGGGAACCCCAAGAACCTCTTCTGGGAGCCCCTGCGGAACCACGACATCAAGTGGAATTTTGAGAAGTTCCTGGTGGGCCCCGATGGCGTGCCTGTCATGCGCTGGTACCACCGCGCCAACATTGCTGTCGTGAAGAACGACATCATCACCTacatgaggcagcagcagcagcagcagcagcagcggcaggcGATGCCAGCCTAG
- the TNIP1 gene encoding TNFAIP3-interacting protein 1 isoform X2 produces MAGMEGRGPYRIYDPGGGTDENGSTAFERLVEENTRLKEKMQGIKSIGELLEESQVEASKLRQKAEDLVKDNKMLMTSSSVEDLVETGAVGPDPSSARAAPGSTQPDTEARKSPPSGSSSEFEIVTVEAQGFPQESGRADLEQLPNEDANLLPQLQQLESTLSGCAKEASKDQVFVRMGYMASELKRLASKVHKNEQRTSFLQTLCETLHSENKELRTKLERDLEQRNQALEKLRCENQELRRMVTLSSQDSGKREAAEQQQSGAAVEKAPGRGELEAKEKKVKILEHQRRELLEVNKQWDQHFRATKQKYEQKVTDLHQELAEARRALTELESEREQKQRDFDRKLLLAKSRIETEEAEKERLAMEVRDLQQRMRFLQEQLAPVTRQREYQEKEIQRLNKALEEALNVQASPPPIFTNTIEPVGTVPQQELLTQNELLRQQVKIFEEDFQRERSDRERMNEEKEELKQQLEKLQKQLVLSNSQLRASKEDCQREKEKLKKLLKQHKQASGERLHPEPLMGPLSPACPLYQYNSPVAHPMYHGFDEWQQLRYPPAMPGEHTPGQNFHHFPQPEYPWHPPCAMARSQNAQAVAGVKPVPKDLEQAGAGLP; encoded by the exons ATGGCGGGCATGGAAGGGAGAGGACCCTACCGCATCTATGATCCCGGAGGGGGAACGGATGAGAATGGATCCACAGCCTTTGAGCGGCTGGTGGAGGAGAACACCCGGCTGAAGGAGAAGATGCAGGGGATCAAGTCTATCG gagagctgctggaggagtcCCAGGTGGAGGCATCCAAGCTGCGGCAGAAGGCGGAGGACCTCGTGAAGGACAACAAAATGCTGATGACGTCATCTTCCGTGGAGGACCTGGTGGAAACCGGAG CTGTCGGCCCTGATCCCAGCTCTGCACgggctgccccaggcagcacTCAGCCGGACACAGAAGCACGGAAATCTCCTCCAAGT GGATCCTCCTCGGAGTTTGAAATCGTCACTGTCGAAGCGCAGGGGTTTCCCCAGGAGAGCGGGAGAGCG gacTTGGAGCAGCTGCCAAATGAGGATGCCAACCTGCTGCCCCAGCtacagcagctggagagcaCGCTGAGTGGCTGTGCCAAGGAGGCCAGCAAGGACCAGGTCTTCGTGCGAATGGGCTACATGGCCTCCGAGCTCAAGCGCCTGGCTTCCAAGGTGCATAAGAACGAGCAGAGAACATCGTTCCTGCAG ACACTGTGTGAGACACTGCACAGTGAGAACAAGGAGCTGCGAACCAAGCTGGAGCGGGACCTGGAGCAGAGAAACCAGGCACTGGAGAAGCTCAG GTGCGAGAACCAGGAGCTCCGGAGGATGGTGACGCTGAGCAGCCAGGATAGTGGCAAGAGGGAAGCTGCcgagcagcagcag AGCGGGGCCGCGGTGGAGAAAGCACCGGGCAGAGGAGAGCTGGAGGCGAAGGAGAAGAAGGTGAAGATCCTGGAGCACCAGCGTAGGGAG CTGCTGGAGGTGAATAAGCAGTGGGATCAGCACTTCCGAGCCACAAAGCAGAAGTATGAGCAGAAG GTCACAGACTTGCATCAGGAGCTGGCTGAGGCCCGCAGGGCACTGACTGAGCTGGAGTCAGAGCGGGAGCAAAAGCAACGGGATTTTGACCGCAAACTGCTCCTGGCCAAGTCCCGGATTGAAACAGAGGAG gcagagaaagagaggcTGGCCATGGAGGTGAGGGACCTGCAGCAGAGGATGCGGttcctgcaggagcagctggctCCAGTCACCAGGCAGCGGGAGTACCAGGAGAAGGAGATACAGAGGCTGAACAAG GCACTAGAGGAGGCCCTGAACGTCCAGGCCTCCCCACCACCCATCTTTACCAACACCATCGAGCCGGTGGGGACAGTgccacagcaggagctgctgaccCAGAACGAGCTCCTCAGGCAGCAG gTGAAAATTTTTGAGGAGGACTTCCAGCGGGAGCGGAGCGACAGGGAGAGGATGAAcgaggagaaggaagagctgaagcagcagctggagaagctgcagaagcagctggtcCTCTCCAACAGCCAG CTGCGAGCCTCCAAAGAAGACTGCCAGCGGGAGAAGGAGAAGCTGAAGAAGCTGCTGAAACAGCACAAACAG GCTTCTGGAGAGAGGCTGCACCCTGAGCCACTGATGGGGCCGttgagccctgcctgccccctgtACCAGTACAATTCCCCCGTGGCTCACCCCATGTACCACGGCTTCGACGAGTGGCAGCAGCTCCGATACCCGCCAGCGATGCCAGGCGAGCACACACCAGGACAAAACTTCCACCATTTTCCCCAG CCCGAGTACCCCTGGCACCCACCCTGCGCCATGGCTCGCAGTCAGAACGCTCAGGCAGTGGCCGGGGTGAAACCAGTCCCCAAGGACTTGG AACAGGCAGGTGCCGGATTGCCCTAA
- the TNIP1 gene encoding TNFAIP3-interacting protein 1 isoform X1 — translation MAGMEGRGPYRIYDPGGGTDENGSTAFERLVEENTRLKEKMQGIKSIGELLEESQVEASKLRQKAEDLVKDNKMLMTSSSVEDLVETGAVGPDPSSARAAPGSTQPDTEARKSPPSGSSSEFEIVTVEAQGFPQESGRADLEQLPNEDANLLPQLQQLESTLSGCAKEASKDQVFVRMGYMASELKRLASKVHKNEQRTSFLQTLCETLHSENKELRTKLERDLEQRNQALEKLRCENQELRRMVTLSSQDSGKREAAEQQQQSGAAVEKAPGRGELEAKEKKVKILEHQRRELLEVNKQWDQHFRATKQKYEQKVTDLHQELAEARRALTELESEREQKQRDFDRKLLLAKSRIETEEAEKERLAMEVRDLQQRMRFLQEQLAPVTRQREYQEKEIQRLNKALEEALNVQASPPPIFTNTIEPVGTVPQQELLTQNELLRQQVKIFEEDFQRERSDRERMNEEKEELKQQLEKLQKQLVLSNSQLRASKEDCQREKEKLKKLLKQHKQASGERLHPEPLMGPLSPACPLYQYNSPVAHPMYHGFDEWQQLRYPPAMPGEHTPGQNFHHFPQPEYPWHPPCAMARSQNAQAVAGVKPVPKDLEQAGAGLP, via the exons ATGGCGGGCATGGAAGGGAGAGGACCCTACCGCATCTATGATCCCGGAGGGGGAACGGATGAGAATGGATCCACAGCCTTTGAGCGGCTGGTGGAGGAGAACACCCGGCTGAAGGAGAAGATGCAGGGGATCAAGTCTATCG gagagctgctggaggagtcCCAGGTGGAGGCATCCAAGCTGCGGCAGAAGGCGGAGGACCTCGTGAAGGACAACAAAATGCTGATGACGTCATCTTCCGTGGAGGACCTGGTGGAAACCGGAG CTGTCGGCCCTGATCCCAGCTCTGCACgggctgccccaggcagcacTCAGCCGGACACAGAAGCACGGAAATCTCCTCCAAGT GGATCCTCCTCGGAGTTTGAAATCGTCACTGTCGAAGCGCAGGGGTTTCCCCAGGAGAGCGGGAGAGCG gacTTGGAGCAGCTGCCAAATGAGGATGCCAACCTGCTGCCCCAGCtacagcagctggagagcaCGCTGAGTGGCTGTGCCAAGGAGGCCAGCAAGGACCAGGTCTTCGTGCGAATGGGCTACATGGCCTCCGAGCTCAAGCGCCTGGCTTCCAAGGTGCATAAGAACGAGCAGAGAACATCGTTCCTGCAG ACACTGTGTGAGACACTGCACAGTGAGAACAAGGAGCTGCGAACCAAGCTGGAGCGGGACCTGGAGCAGAGAAACCAGGCACTGGAGAAGCTCAG GTGCGAGAACCAGGAGCTCCGGAGGATGGTGACGCTGAGCAGCCAGGATAGTGGCAAGAGGGAAGCTGCcgagcagcagcag CAGAGCGGGGCCGCGGTGGAGAAAGCACCGGGCAGAGGAGAGCTGGAGGCGAAGGAGAAGAAGGTGAAGATCCTGGAGCACCAGCGTAGGGAG CTGCTGGAGGTGAATAAGCAGTGGGATCAGCACTTCCGAGCCACAAAGCAGAAGTATGAGCAGAAG GTCACAGACTTGCATCAGGAGCTGGCTGAGGCCCGCAGGGCACTGACTGAGCTGGAGTCAGAGCGGGAGCAAAAGCAACGGGATTTTGACCGCAAACTGCTCCTGGCCAAGTCCCGGATTGAAACAGAGGAG gcagagaaagagaggcTGGCCATGGAGGTGAGGGACCTGCAGCAGAGGATGCGGttcctgcaggagcagctggctCCAGTCACCAGGCAGCGGGAGTACCAGGAGAAGGAGATACAGAGGCTGAACAAG GCACTAGAGGAGGCCCTGAACGTCCAGGCCTCCCCACCACCCATCTTTACCAACACCATCGAGCCGGTGGGGACAGTgccacagcaggagctgctgaccCAGAACGAGCTCCTCAGGCAGCAG gTGAAAATTTTTGAGGAGGACTTCCAGCGGGAGCGGAGCGACAGGGAGAGGATGAAcgaggagaaggaagagctgaagcagcagctggagaagctgcagaagcagctggtcCTCTCCAACAGCCAG CTGCGAGCCTCCAAAGAAGACTGCCAGCGGGAGAAGGAGAAGCTGAAGAAGCTGCTGAAACAGCACAAACAG GCTTCTGGAGAGAGGCTGCACCCTGAGCCACTGATGGGGCCGttgagccctgcctgccccctgtACCAGTACAATTCCCCCGTGGCTCACCCCATGTACCACGGCTTCGACGAGTGGCAGCAGCTCCGATACCCGCCAGCGATGCCAGGCGAGCACACACCAGGACAAAACTTCCACCATTTTCCCCAG CCCGAGTACCCCTGGCACCCACCCTGCGCCATGGCTCGCAGTCAGAACGCTCAGGCAGTGGCCGGGGTGAAACCAGTCCCCAAGGACTTGG AACAGGCAGGTGCCGGATTGCCCTAA